Proteins encoded in a region of the Rutidosis leptorrhynchoides isolate AG116_Rl617_1_P2 chromosome 9, CSIRO_AGI_Rlap_v1, whole genome shotgun sequence genome:
- the LOC139869310 gene encoding uncharacterized protein: MSSNNENPDQKEVNMILSITKTTTNRALELIDLLDELSDNEEVEPIPRAPRRYLHRDRQGRAQLLWNDYFSDNPTYPDDYFHNRYRMSKPLFLRICQGILNFSQTPVPPYFTYFTQRRDATGLLDFNIVQKVTSAIRQLAYASSADVFDEYLHMGEQTSYDCLNNFCKCVYHLFGPEYLRKPTAQDVQRLTTKHAQIHGFLGMLGSIVCMHWRWRNCPARWKGHYTRGDHGYPSIMLEAVASYDGWIWHAFFGTAGSNNDINVLNQSDLLSELLAGEAPPCTYTVNGCTFSKGYYLADGIYPEWSTLVKAFRNPIDPKQKKFTRYHQSARKDIERAFGILQGRWQIVQRPARPYYIRKIRRILLTCVILNNMITEDNGRAFCGLEDNYCSVRRRSGSFQETVDMHMRMDAELRDVGLHRLLQRMLVDHIHNLPPNYRIRYDPTQNPNNQDDAGPSHIPDDEDEEDEEEYEENDDE, encoded by the coding sequence ATGAGTTCCAATAACGAAAATCCCGATCAAAAAGAGGTAAATATGATATTATCGATCACGAAGACCACTACGAATCGAGCACTCGAACTAATTGATTTGTTAGATGAATTGAGTGATAACGAAGAAGTAGAACCAATACCACGAGCACCTAGAAGATATTTACATAGAGATCGTCAGGGGCGTGCACAGTTActatggaatgattatttttccgacaatccCACATATCCGGACGATTATTTCCATAATCGTTATCGAATGAGCAAACCTCTATTTCTTCGTATATGTCAAGGTATATTAAACTTTTCTCAGACTCCAGTTCCACCATATTTTACTTATTTTACTCAAAGACGTGATGCTACGGGATTACTTGATTTTAATATTGTTCAAAAAGTAACATCCGCCATACGTCAACTAGCTTATGCCTCTTCGGCCGATGTTTTTGATGAGTATTTGCATATGGGTGAGCAAACTTCATATGATTGTTTAAACAATTTTTGCAAATGTGTTTACCACTTGTTCGGGCCCGAATATTTGAGAAAACCAACTGCACAAGATGTGCAACGTTTGACCACAAAACATGCTCAAATACATGGTTTTCTGGGGATGTTAGGAAGTATTGTTTGTATGCATTGGAGATGGAGAAATTGTCCGGCCCGTTGGAAGGGTCATTATACACGAGGTGACCATGGTTACCCGTCTATTATGCTTGAAGCGGTAGCATCATACGATGGATGGATTTGGCACGCTTTTTTTGGTACGGCTGGTTCAAACAATGATATCAACGTACTTAATCAATCCGATTTGCTTAGCGAGTTATTAGCCGGTGAAGCACCACCATGTACGTATACGGTTAACGGGTGTACGTTTTCTAAGGGTTATTATTTGGCGGATGGAATTTACCCGGAATGGTCTACATTAGTTAAGGCGTTTAGAAATCCGATAGACCCGAAACAAAAAAAATTCACAAGGTATCACCAATcggcaagaaaagatattgaacgagCATTTGGAATTCTACAAGGCCGATGGCAAATTGTTCAACGTCCGGCACGACCGTATTATATTCGCAAaattagaagaattttgttaacatgtgtgatattaaataatatgataaccGAGGACAACGGCCGTGCATTTTGTGGACTCGAGGACAATTATTGTTCCGTTCGACGAAGATCGGGCTCATTCCAAGAAACGGTTGATATGCATATGCGAATGGACGCGGAACTTAGAGATGTGGGCCTTCATCGACTACTACAACGTATGCTTGTCGATCACATACACAATCTTCCACCAAATTATCGCATACGATATGACCCGACACAAAACCCAAACAATCAAGATGACGCTGGACCTTCACACATTCCCGATGAcgaggatgaagaagatgaagaagaatatGAAGaaaacgacgacgagtag